In the Flagellimonas sp. HMM57 genome, one interval contains:
- a CDS encoding S41 family peptidase, with protein MKKIIKKRVLIPVLACTFLVIGSGFKSDFFEIAKQIEIFTTLFKELNMNYVDETNPAELMDSAIKNMLNNLDPYTRFLNEQDVEAFKINNAGEYSGIGALVRSYENKLLIVEPYKGYPADNAGLKAGDEIIKIGDTKVADFDDNASELLKGANNTSVDVTYVRQTETMTATLKREGVEVDAVPFYDMIDDKTGYVVLSKFNRKASGQTKAAILDLKGKGAERLVLDLRGNPGGLLSEAINVTNLFVPKNQLIVTTKSKVKKFNQEYKTKNQPLDLDIPLVVLIDGSSASASEIVSGGLQDLDRAVIMGARSFGKGLVQRPMKLTYGTQLKVTISRYYTPSGRCIQSLDYWNRDGEGKAVRNTKFNEFTTKNGRTVQDGGGVMPDVEIASLKSNTLIDALKQNNIIFDFATDYYYSHSFGNVDDFTFSDTDFTTFKNFARSQNFSFETKTEKLLEESINADEHLLGKEVQEKYKDLLLAINRGKISALDTYKKEIKKDLEDEIVKRYFYRDGLYEYYETHDDAILTAKALLNDKTKYEAILN; from the coding sequence ATGAAAAAAATAATTAAAAAAAGAGTTTTAATCCCCGTTTTGGCCTGTACTTTTCTGGTCATAGGAAGTGGATTTAAAAGCGACTTTTTTGAGATTGCTAAGCAAATCGAAATTTTTACCACGCTTTTCAAAGAATTGAACATGAATTATGTGGATGAAACGAATCCAGCAGAACTTATGGATTCCGCCATAAAAAATATGTTGAACAATCTAGACCCCTATACCCGTTTTTTAAATGAACAGGATGTTGAGGCTTTTAAAATCAACAATGCGGGAGAATATTCTGGAATTGGGGCACTTGTTCGTTCCTATGAAAATAAATTGCTCATTGTTGAACCTTACAAGGGCTATCCAGCGGACAACGCTGGGTTAAAGGCTGGTGATGAAATCATTAAAATAGGAGATACTAAAGTAGCCGACTTTGATGATAATGCAAGTGAGTTGTTAAAAGGTGCGAACAATACCAGTGTTGATGTCACTTATGTAAGGCAAACAGAAACAATGACCGCTACCCTTAAGCGCGAAGGGGTTGAAGTCGATGCCGTTCCTTTTTACGATATGATCGATGATAAAACCGGTTATGTGGTATTGTCCAAGTTTAACAGAAAAGCTTCAGGACAGACCAAGGCCGCGATTTTGGACTTAAAAGGAAAAGGTGCTGAGCGATTGGTTTTGGACCTACGTGGAAATCCTGGCGGACTTCTTTCCGAAGCCATCAATGTCACTAATTTATTTGTGCCAAAGAACCAACTCATTGTCACCACAAAATCCAAGGTAAAAAAATTCAACCAAGAATATAAAACAAAAAATCAGCCTTTGGATTTGGATATTCCCTTAGTGGTATTGATAGATGGCAGTAGTGCATCTGCCAGTGAAATTGTTTCTGGGGGACTTCAGGACTTAGATCGTGCAGTAATTATGGGCGCCAGAAGTTTTGGAAAAGGATTGGTACAACGTCCAATGAAACTTACCTACGGCACGCAACTGAAAGTGACCATATCTAGATATTATACGCCATCTGGCCGTTGTATTCAATCTTTGGATTACTGGAACAGAGATGGGGAGGGCAAAGCGGTACGAAATACTAAATTTAATGAATTTACCACAAAAAATGGTAGAACGGTACAAGATGGTGGCGGTGTAATGCCAGATGTGGAAATCGCATCATTAAAGTCGAACACCCTAATAGATGCCTTAAAACAAAACAATATCATCTTTGATTTTGCCACGGATTATTACTACAGCCATTCCTTTGGCAATGTTGACGACTTTACTTTTTCCGATACAGATTTTACCACGTTTAAAAACTTTGCGCGGTCACAAAATTTTTCCTTTGAGACCAAGACCGAAAAATTACTTGAGGAATCAATAAATGCCGACGAACATCTGCTGGGCAAAGAGGTACAGGAAAAGTACAAAGATTTGTTATTGGCGATAAACAGGGGGAAGATTTCGGCTTTGGATACCTACAAAAAGGAGATTAAAAAAGATTTGGAAGATGAAATCGTAAAACGCTATTTCTATCGTGATGGTCTTTACGAATACTACGAAACGCACGACGATGCCATTTTAACCGCAAAAGCATTGTTAAACGATAAAACCAAGTACGAAGCTATCTTAAATTAG
- a CDS encoding TIM-barrel domain-containing protein, with protein sequence MRNKLKTEIIGNKLFLLLAISCCSIASAQKFKYKKTNTGIEYAVDGNRKRIQFYSTGTVRVTTVKEGHQFTDTSLVVNSKPVTLNFDVKNRKMLRLKTKVLEVQVDQKMGAITFLDRKGKTYLQEHKTILPSLRDTTIFGESFYSVKQAFKLTEDEGLFGLGQFQDEYMNYRGEELVLAHSNKISVVPMLTSSNNYGILWDNYSRTIFKDSPGVTFFSSEVADQIDYYFIAGDDIDDVILGYRNLTGQAPLFSKKAYGFWQCKERYKTFDELHEVVQKFRTNKIPLDNIIQDWQYWGEKTKFSSMYFDPERYPNPKQNIKKLHDNNVNLMVSIWPAIGAEAELAKELDAKGYFLDQGHWSSPGSKVYDPYSKAAREVYWKHLKKGLFDNGVDGYWMDGTEPEFFSSWNQDITTEEILKVKKVALGPVSKYLNTFALLTSQGLYQKHRKATDQKRVFILTRSAWAGQQRNATVTWSGDISSNFQTLKQHVSSGVNFSLAGVPYWTHDIGGFFSKGSNGEYPKGIEDPAFHELYTRWFQFGAFTPIFRSHGTDTPREVWQFKDRNPECYDALLKVLHLRYQLMPYIYSTAWDVTDKGRTMMRGMVMDFSNDRKVFDITDQYLFGSSFLVKPITKHMYHTPETLLPIISSEYLRTPSGEAGLMGTYFDDTELNKAVYTRVDKEISFNWSGGGLPKGLQLTNFSIRWEGYLIAPESGKHTIGTIVDDGVRLWLDDKLVIDEWRPQPATLYNHEITLEKGKKYKIRMEYYQGRSSSTVNLGLEIPKQKKEKKIFDMSDKVYLPDGSGWYDFWTNEFHEGGKVVTKEYPIDIFPLYVKSGAIVPFGPKQQYVDEKPNAPIEICIYTGANGAFTYYEDEGNNYNYENGAYNTIDFTWDDKQRKLKIGKSEGAFNGHKKDKVFNIMTIDPLNGKQSNATHNYNGDAVVLQLK encoded by the coding sequence ATGCGCAATAAATTAAAAACTGAGATTATAGGTAACAAACTATTTCTTTTATTGGCCATAAGCTGTTGTTCAATAGCTTCAGCCCAAAAGTTCAAATACAAAAAAACAAACACTGGCATTGAGTATGCTGTTGATGGAAATAGAAAAAGAATCCAGTTCTATAGTACCGGTACAGTAAGGGTGACCACCGTAAAAGAAGGGCATCAGTTTACTGATACAAGCTTGGTGGTCAACTCAAAACCAGTAACTCTAAATTTCGATGTAAAAAATCGTAAAATGCTTCGCCTAAAAACAAAGGTTTTGGAGGTACAAGTAGATCAAAAAATGGGCGCAATCACATTTCTAGATCGAAAGGGGAAAACCTATTTGCAGGAACATAAAACGATACTTCCGTCACTGCGGGACACCACCATTTTTGGTGAGTCCTTCTATAGTGTAAAACAAGCTTTTAAACTTACCGAAGACGAAGGTTTGTTCGGATTGGGGCAGTTTCAGGATGAATATATGAACTACAGGGGCGAAGAATTGGTACTGGCGCATTCGAATAAGATTTCTGTGGTACCCATGCTTACTTCCTCCAATAACTATGGTATCCTTTGGGATAATTATTCACGGACTATATTTAAAGATAGCCCAGGGGTGACCTTCTTTTCATCTGAAGTAGCAGACCAAATCGATTACTATTTCATTGCAGGCGATGATATAGATGATGTGATTTTGGGATATCGGAACCTCACCGGACAAGCCCCTTTATTTTCAAAAAAGGCTTATGGTTTTTGGCAATGCAAGGAACGCTATAAAACCTTTGATGAATTGCACGAAGTGGTACAAAAATTCAGGACAAACAAGATTCCATTGGACAACATCATACAAGATTGGCAATACTGGGGTGAAAAGACTAAGTTCAGTAGTATGTATTTTGACCCAGAACGCTATCCAAATCCCAAACAGAATATTAAAAAACTGCATGATAACAATGTAAACCTAATGGTATCTATATGGCCAGCCATTGGTGCGGAAGCAGAACTTGCCAAGGAATTGGATGCCAAAGGTTACTTTTTGGACCAGGGCCATTGGTCGAGTCCTGGCAGTAAGGTTTACGATCCATATAGCAAAGCTGCAAGAGAAGTCTATTGGAAGCATCTGAAGAAGGGGTTGTTTGATAATGGTGTGGATGGGTACTGGATGGATGGAACCGAACCAGAATTCTTTAGTTCTTGGAATCAGGATATTACTACCGAAGAAATCTTGAAAGTCAAAAAAGTAGCTCTTGGTCCGGTATCTAAATACCTAAACACCTTTGCCTTGCTGACGAGTCAGGGCCTATACCAAAAACATAGGAAGGCGACCGACCAAAAAAGGGTTTTTATCTTGACTAGGTCAGCCTGGGCAGGACAACAGCGAAATGCCACCGTTACGTGGTCTGGTGATATTTCATCAAATTTTCAGACGCTAAAACAGCATGTTAGTTCTGGAGTTAACTTCTCTTTGGCCGGAGTGCCTTATTGGACACATGATATTGGAGGCTTCTTCTCTAAAGGGAGCAATGGAGAGTATCCCAAAGGCATTGAAGATCCTGCTTTTCATGAGCTCTATACACGTTGGTTTCAATTTGGGGCATTTACACCAATATTTCGCTCACACGGTACAGATACACCCCGCGAAGTGTGGCAGTTTAAAGATCGTAACCCAGAGTGCTATGACGCCCTGTTAAAAGTGCTGCATCTAAGGTATCAGCTAATGCCCTATATCTACTCAACGGCCTGGGATGTAACGGATAAGGGAAGAACAATGATGCGCGGTATGGTAATGGATTTTTCTAATGACAGAAAGGTTTTTGATATAACAGATCAGTATTTGTTCGGGTCTTCTTTTTTGGTAAAACCAATTACCAAGCATATGTACCATACACCAGAAACTTTACTTCCAATCATTTCTTCAGAATACTTGAGGACTCCATCTGGTGAAGCCGGTTTGATGGGTACCTACTTTGACGATACAGAATTAAATAAGGCGGTTTATACCAGGGTTGATAAAGAAATCAGTTTTAATTGGAGTGGTGGTGGTCTACCCAAAGGTTTACAGCTGACAAATTTTTCCATAAGGTGGGAAGGCTATTTAATCGCTCCTGAAAGTGGGAAACACACTATTGGAACCATCGTTGATGATGGTGTCAGATTATGGCTGGATGATAAATTGGTCATAGACGAATGGAGACCTCAACCAGCAACACTGTACAATCATGAAATCACTTTAGAGAAAGGTAAAAAATATAAAATTAGGATGGAATATTATCAAGGTAGAAGTAGCTCAACAGTTAATTTAGGATTAGAGATTCCTAAACAAAAGAAAGAGAAAAAGATTTTTGATATGAGCGATAAGGTATATCTACCTGACGGCTCTGGTTGGTACGATTTCTGGACCAATGAATTTCATGAAGGAGGTAAAGTTGTAACCAAAGAATACCCAATTGATATATTTCCATTATATGTAAAATCTGGCGCAATTGTTCCATTTGGCCCAAAACAACAATATGTTGATGAGAAACCGAATGCCCCTATAGAAATATGTATTTATACTGGAGCAAATGGAGCCTTTACCTATTATGAAGATGAAGGCAATAATTACAATTATGAGAATGGCGCATACAATACCATTGATTTCACTTGGGATGATAAGCAACGAAAACTAAAAATAGGTAAAAGTGAGGGTGCTTTCAATGGGCATAAGAAAGATAAAGTTTTCAATATTATGACAATAGACCCATTAAATGGGAAACAATCTAATGCTACCCATAATTATAATGGTGATGCTGTTGTATTGCAATTAAAATAG
- a CDS encoding aldose 1-epimerase family protein, with the protein MKNLFPVILIVLLFGCQNIAKDGQTVILKNEYIKVEAKKTGAELISIKLLEDDIEYLWQGDSLTWSDHAIVQFPIIGNLKNDQYRYNGKQYGMMSHGFARISDFEVVEKSNEKVIFQLKSSSSTQKIYPFDFVFRVSYILKEDSIFVIFDVENTGNDIMYFSLGYHPGFNWPIGQDETMGDHYLEFSHSESVDRLVMNENLIDSLQRNFLSGTKKIELDKDLFQDDVVILAGIKSESLGLKNTKNQRSVTVTFGEVPYLGIWSPKKNGDFVCIEPWFGVPDWNNASGELEKKEGIIDLVPSDHYQWECKITIQ; encoded by the coding sequence ATGAAGAATTTGTTTCCCGTTATATTGATAGTCTTACTTTTTGGATGTCAAAATATTGCAAAAGATGGGCAAACAGTTATTTTGAAAAATGAATATATCAAAGTAGAAGCCAAAAAAACAGGAGCAGAACTTATAAGTATCAAATTACTAGAAGATGATATAGAGTATTTATGGCAGGGAGATAGCCTTACGTGGAGCGACCATGCCATAGTTCAGTTTCCAATCATAGGCAATTTAAAGAATGACCAGTATCGGTATAATGGAAAACAGTATGGGATGATGTCACACGGTTTTGCCAGAATATCGGATTTTGAAGTGGTTGAGAAATCCAATGAGAAGGTCATATTCCAATTAAAAAGTAGTTCATCCACCCAAAAAATATATCCCTTTGACTTTGTATTTCGGGTAAGCTACATACTTAAAGAAGATAGTATTTTTGTAATTTTTGATGTGGAAAATACAGGGAATGATATAATGTATTTTTCGCTGGGCTACCATCCCGGTTTCAATTGGCCAATTGGGCAAGACGAAACAATGGGGGACCACTATTTGGAATTTTCCCATTCAGAATCCGTGGATAGACTTGTAATGAACGAAAATCTTATCGATAGCTTACAAAGAAATTTTTTGTCAGGCACTAAAAAGATTGAATTGGATAAAGACCTTTTTCAAGACGATGTAGTTATTTTAGCAGGGATAAAATCTGAAAGCTTGGGTTTGAAGAACACCAAAAATCAGAGGTCGGTCACGGTAACTTTTGGAGAAGTGCCCTATCTGGGAATATGGTCCCCTAAAAAGAACGGTGACTTTGTCTGTATTGAGCCTTGGTTTGGTGTTCCAGATTGGAACAATGCTTCAGGAGAACTTGAAAAGAAAGAAGGAATCATAGATTTGGTTCCATCAGACCACTATCAATGGGAATGTAAAATAACCATACAATAA
- a CDS encoding M1 family metallopeptidase codes for MNSARFLFFAVLVAGLSKISAQNNTAYWQQHVDYTMDVEMDVETFQYSGTQKLIYTNNSPDELGRVYYHLYFNAFQPGSEMDIRLQTIKDPDKRMMADGKSRIASLSETEMGYLHVQSLTQDGSTVSFNEEGTILVVDLDKPIPSGGKTELSMEFKGQVPLQIRRSGRNNAEGVTLSMSQWYPKLSEYDFEGWHPNPYIGREFHGVWGDFDVKLTLDKDYVVGGSGYLQNPNEIGHGYETPGTKIKTKGKTLTWHFKAPNVHDFMWAADPDYIHDMVKMDDGPTLHFYYKNDAEIIENWKKLQPKTEAAMRFFNKNIGKYPYNQYSVVQGGDGGMEYAMSTLITGKRQFGSLVGVMVHEMAHSWFQHVLATNEAKYEWMDEGFTSFISSLCMNEIMEQNKENPFEGSYKGYYALVNSGLELPQTTHADRYTTNFAYGIAAYSKGSIFLSQLGYVIGQDKLMETIRAYYEAFKFKHPVPNDIKRTAEKVSGMELDWYLTDWTKTTNTIDYSIKSVEAEGEKTKVVLERLGEMPMPLDILIVGSDSTQETYYVPLRMMRGEKANPYPNLERTVLDDWAWAYPTYEFVIDRPLSAITAIVLDPSQLMADVNGENNVYQSNP; via the coding sequence ATGAACAGCGCACGATTTCTATTTTTTGCAGTTTTAGTAGCCGGACTTTCAAAAATCTCAGCACAGAACAATACTGCTTACTGGCAGCAACATGTTGACTATACCATGGATGTGGAAATGGATGTGGAAACCTTTCAATATTCTGGAACCCAAAAACTCATCTACACCAACAATTCTCCAGATGAACTGGGTAGGGTCTATTACCATCTTTATTTTAATGCCTTTCAGCCGGGGAGCGAAATGGATATTCGCCTCCAGACCATAAAAGATCCTGACAAACGAATGATGGCGGATGGAAAAAGCAGAATTGCTTCCCTTTCAGAAACCGAGATGGGTTATTTACATGTGCAATCGCTAACCCAAGATGGGAGTACTGTTTCTTTTAACGAAGAGGGCACCATATTGGTCGTGGATTTGGACAAACCCATCCCTTCTGGCGGAAAAACAGAGCTATCTATGGAATTTAAAGGTCAAGTGCCTTTACAAATTAGACGTTCGGGCAGGAACAATGCGGAAGGTGTTACGCTCTCCATGAGCCAATGGTATCCCAAACTTTCAGAATATGATTTTGAGGGCTGGCATCCCAACCCCTACATAGGACGTGAATTTCATGGTGTTTGGGGCGATTTTGATGTAAAATTGACGCTTGATAAGGATTATGTTGTTGGCGGTTCTGGGTACTTGCAAAACCCCAATGAGATAGGGCACGGATACGAAACTCCAGGCACTAAAATAAAAACGAAGGGAAAAACATTGACTTGGCACTTTAAAGCGCCCAATGTTCACGATTTTATGTGGGCGGCAGACCCAGACTATATTCACGATATGGTAAAAATGGATGATGGACCTACCCTCCATTTCTATTATAAGAATGATGCGGAAATCATTGAGAATTGGAAAAAGCTTCAACCTAAAACCGAGGCTGCGATGCGTTTCTTCAATAAAAATATTGGCAAATATCCTTATAATCAATATTCTGTTGTTCAGGGCGGTGATGGAGGCATGGAATACGCTATGAGTACCCTCATTACAGGAAAGCGACAATTTGGAAGCCTTGTAGGTGTTATGGTCCATGAAATGGCACACTCATGGTTTCAACATGTTTTGGCCACTAATGAAGCTAAGTACGAATGGATGGATGAAGGCTTTACTTCCTTCATCAGTAGTCTGTGCATGAACGAAATCATGGAACAGAATAAAGAAAACCCTTTTGAAGGTTCCTATAAAGGTTACTATGCGCTTGTCAACTCTGGATTGGAACTTCCCCAAACCACCCATGCGGATAGGTATACCACAAATTTTGCATACGGAATTGCAGCTTATAGCAAAGGGTCTATTTTCCTGTCGCAATTGGGCTATGTTATAGGACAAGATAAATTAATGGAAACCATACGAGCATATTACGAAGCTTTTAAGTTCAAACATCCTGTGCCCAACGATATAAAAAGAACTGCAGAAAAGGTCTCTGGAATGGAATTGGATTGGTACTTGACCGATTGGACAAAAACGACCAATACTATTGACTACAGTATAAAAAGTGTTGAAGCTGAGGGCGAAAAAACCAAAGTGGTCTTAGAACGTTTGGGCGAAATGCCAATGCCTTTGGACATTTTGATTGTTGGCTCGGACAGTACCCAAGAAACATACTACGTGCCTTTGCGCATGATGCGGGGAGAAAAAGCCAACCCGTATCCTAATCTAGAAAGAACTGTGCTAGACGATTGGGCCTGGGCCTATCCTACCTATGAATTTGTCATTGACCGCCCCTTGAGTGCAATTACGGCAATAGTGCTAGACCCATCCCAATTGATGGCAGATGTGAACGGAGAGAATAACGTATATCAATCCAATCCATGA
- the fucP gene encoding L-fucose:H+ symporter permease, translating to MKVAVVPKKLILPFVLITSLFALWGFANAVTDPMVTAFKKVLELSNLQASLVQMAFYGGYFTMALPAAYFIRKYSYKTGVVIGLLLYALGAFLFYPAAISESFVFFLIGLYILTFGLAFLETTANPFILSMGKSETATQRLNLAQAFNPVGLLGGILVAQHFVLKKLQSVDADFSVLSQSEKIAIRTSDLLVIRNPYLALGLTVVLVLVLILIAKMPENRDTGIKKSMGAIIKSIVKKANYSRGVLAQTLYVGAQIMCWTYIYQYAESIGIDAATAGSYQFAAFIIFFVGRFICTALLRIFNAGYLLMLFAIMAIVFTTGTIFITGIFGLYSLLGVSFCMSLMFPTIYGISLKGLSEDESKIGAAGLVMAIVGGALMPTLQGLILDIGGPGYTDIHFLGVPEVNFSFVLPLICFMAIAFYGKKFA from the coding sequence ATGAAAGTAGCTGTAGTTCCAAAAAAATTAATACTTCCTTTCGTGCTCATTACTTCCCTTTTTGCACTTTGGGGTTTTGCTAATGCCGTTACCGACCCCATGGTGACAGCCTTTAAGAAGGTCTTGGAGCTATCTAACCTACAGGCGTCCCTAGTTCAAATGGCATTCTATGGAGGGTATTTTACAATGGCGTTGCCAGCGGCGTATTTTATAAGAAAATATTCATACAAAACAGGCGTAGTAATAGGGTTGTTGTTGTACGCTTTGGGAGCCTTTTTATTTTATCCTGCCGCAATCAGTGAGAGTTTTGTCTTTTTCCTGATAGGCCTATATATCCTTACTTTTGGCTTAGCTTTTTTAGAAACCACGGCCAATCCTTTTATTCTTTCGATGGGCAAATCTGAAACTGCTACCCAACGGTTGAATCTAGCACAAGCATTTAATCCAGTTGGACTTTTAGGAGGAATTCTGGTGGCGCAACACTTCGTGTTAAAAAAACTACAGTCTGTAGATGCCGATTTTTCCGTGCTTTCTCAATCTGAAAAAATAGCGATAAGAACCAGTGATCTGCTAGTCATACGCAATCCCTATCTAGCACTTGGATTGACTGTTGTTTTAGTCCTTGTATTGATACTTATTGCTAAAATGCCCGAGAATCGCGACACAGGGATTAAAAAAAGTATGGGGGCAATCATTAAGTCGATTGTTAAGAAAGCAAATTATAGCAGGGGCGTGCTGGCACAAACGCTATATGTGGGCGCACAGATTATGTGCTGGACTTACATTTATCAATATGCAGAATCCATAGGCATAGATGCTGCTACAGCTGGAAGCTACCAATTTGCTGCCTTCATCATTTTTTTTGTTGGCAGATTTATTTGTACTGCCCTTTTGCGCATATTTAATGCGGGATATTTGCTTATGCTTTTTGCAATTATGGCAATTGTATTTACGACCGGAACCATTTTTATAACAGGCATTTTTGGACTCTATAGCTTACTTGGGGTCTCTTTTTGTATGTCGCTCATGTTTCCAACTATCTATGGAATTTCACTTAAAGGACTCTCGGAAGATGAATCAAAAATAGGGGCCGCTGGTTTGGTCATGGCGATAGTAGGAGGTGCATTGATGCCTACGTTACAAGGATTGATTTTGGATATAGGTGGTCCAGGTTATACGGACATACACTTTTTGGGTGTGCCGGAAGTCAATTTTTCGTTTGTATTGCCATTGATTTGTTTTATGGCCATAGCGTTCTATGGAAAGAAATTTGCTTGA
- a CDS encoding S8 family peptidase — protein MNHKYIKSSFALLPSFLVLMGCGATALVSTPVENIDTIPLKVSELTEAQKKNWGHADLVRDTIPGMSVDRAYDEIIKNKNGKTVIVAVVDSGMDLEHEDLKDVLWTNKGERPNNGKDDDGNGYVDDIHGYNFLGESYNEQLEYARMLRLNIGDAATRAKARLKLDEEYPKALQNKQQYEQIFQVVKNADEAVKKALGKDTYTKLELASIEAKTEQMQQNVAVLNQMFTYGDTIPEVLEELSEGITYFTEQVNYNLNKDFDGREPVGDDPYDFNDKNYGNGNPKNQVATESHGTHVAGIIAAKRNNGKGVNGVARNVQLMSVRAVPNGDEYDKDIAMAIRYAVDNGAKIINCSFGKSFSPNAEWVYSAIQYAASRDVLIVHAAGNDGKDLDSADNANYPNDHKLTNMEFTNNVITVGALTSKYGSEMVATFSNYGKSNVDVFAPGDAIYSTMPGNEYDFQGGTSMAAPAVAGVAALIRSYYPQLSANQVKQIIVQSGLGSKASVIVAGDETNAKTFDSISKSGKMVNAYNALLLAENISKGKMTLNNNTK, from the coding sequence ATGAATCACAAATACATCAAATCTTCTTTTGCATTACTTCCTTCATTTTTAGTATTGATGGGCTGTGGTGCCACAGCTCTAGTCTCCACTCCCGTTGAGAATATTGACACCATACCTCTAAAGGTTTCTGAACTTACCGAGGCACAGAAAAAAAACTGGGGTCATGCAGACCTTGTTAGGGATACAATTCCGGGGATGAGTGTAGATAGGGCTTATGATGAAATCATTAAAAACAAAAATGGAAAGACCGTAATCGTTGCGGTTGTAGATTCTGGAATGGACCTAGAACACGAAGATTTGAAGGACGTGCTCTGGACCAACAAAGGCGAACGCCCCAATAATGGCAAAGATGATGATGGCAATGGGTATGTTGATGACATTCATGGTTACAATTTTTTGGGTGAGTCCTATAACGAGCAACTGGAATACGCTCGTATGCTCAGACTGAATATTGGTGATGCTGCGACCAGGGCCAAAGCGAGATTAAAACTAGATGAAGAATATCCAAAAGCCTTGCAAAACAAGCAGCAGTACGAACAAATCTTTCAGGTGGTCAAAAATGCAGATGAAGCTGTAAAAAAGGCATTGGGGAAAGACACCTATACAAAATTGGAATTGGCTTCTATCGAAGCTAAAACTGAGCAAATGCAGCAAAATGTTGCTGTGCTGAACCAAATGTTCACGTATGGGGATACCATTCCAGAAGTACTGGAAGAGTTATCAGAAGGCATCACCTATTTTACGGAACAGGTAAATTACAACCTCAACAAAGATTTTGATGGAAGGGAACCAGTGGGTGACGACCCATACGACTTTAACGATAAAAACTATGGAAACGGAAATCCAAAAAACCAAGTTGCTACCGAAAGCCACGGAACCCATGTTGCCGGAATCATAGCTGCCAAAAGAAACAATGGCAAAGGTGTAAACGGTGTTGCAAGAAATGTCCAGTTAATGAGTGTTCGTGCGGTTCCCAATGGAGATGAATATGATAAGGATATTGCAATGGCAATCCGATATGCAGTAGACAATGGGGCAAAAATCATTAATTGCAGTTTTGGCAAATCCTTTTCTCCTAATGCCGAGTGGGTCTACAGTGCCATTCAGTATGCAGCATCAAGAGATGTTTTAATTGTCCATGCAGCTGGAAATGACGGTAAGGATTTAGATAGTGCTGATAATGCCAATTATCCCAACGATCACAAGCTCACAAATATGGAATTTACCAATAACGTCATTACCGTGGGAGCGCTTACAAGCAAATATGGATCTGAAATGGTTGCTACTTTTTCCAACTACGGAAAATCAAATGTGGATGTTTTTGCTCCAGGAGATGCTATTTATTCCACCATGCCAGGCAATGAGTATGATTTTCAAGGGGGAACTTCCATGGCAGCTCCAGCAGTTGCAGGTGTGGCTGCGTTGATTCGGTCCTATTATCCTCAATTGTCGGCCAATCAGGTAAAACAAATCATCGTTCAATCCGGGTTAGGCTCAAAAGCATCGGTTATTGTGGCTGGGGATGAAACCAATGCAAAGACTTTCGACAGTATTTCAAAATCAGGAAAAATGGTCAATGCCTATAATGCACTTCTACTTGCCGAAAACATTTCAAAAGGTAAAATGACCTTAAACAATAACACGAAATAA
- the rnpA gene encoding ribonuclease P protein component, protein MSETSNKSPIDFSFPKKEKLKNKKLFEKLFSEGKGITAFPIKLLYIKTGFDDDVNFKTGVVAPKKRFKSAVKRNRVKRMLREGYRLNKHLVFNNIQGDFAFLFLYLGHKMPDLQEVDKAMKQLLLAFLKKESHEKNN, encoded by the coding sequence GTGAGTGAAACTTCAAATAAAAGCCCAATAGACTTTTCTTTTCCAAAAAAAGAAAAGCTTAAAAACAAGAAGCTTTTTGAAAAACTTTTTAGTGAAGGGAAGGGCATTACTGCATTTCCGATAAAGTTGTTGTACATTAAAACTGGGTTTGATGATGATGTCAATTTTAAAACTGGCGTCGTGGCTCCAAAAAAAAGATTTAAGAGTGCCGTTAAGAGAAATCGTGTAAAACGAATGTTACGCGAAGGGTACCGTCTTAATAAGCACCTTGTTTTTAACAACATACAGGGAGACTTTGCGTTCCTATTTTTATACCTTGGTCATAAAATGCCCGACCTTCAAGAGGTTGACAAGGCAATGAAACAGCTCTTATTGGCTTTTTTAAAAAAAGAATCCCATGAAAAAAATAATTAA